One genomic segment of Patescibacteria group bacterium includes these proteins:
- a CDS encoding transposase: MPAKNTIKVYADNSFYHIYNRGVNKQEIFVDSYDYYYFLYLLKKYLDPTFKKKFIDPVTGEALFVEGASFVGDVKLVAFALMPNHYHLLLHNISKYGMEKLLRRVGTSYSLYFNNKYDRVGGVFQGVYKGVMITNQEHLLHLSCYIHLNPTELSDIHAKNLTGYDYSSYKYFLGEREGKWLHPNILLDMFYPNEEKAGACYAKFVENHVKRFLEIRERVKSVVLD; encoded by the coding sequence ATGCCTGCAAAGAATACGATAAAGGTTTATGCAGATAACAGTTTTTATCACATTTACAATAGGGGTGTGAATAAGCAAGAAATATTTGTTGACTCTTACGATTATTATTACTTTTTATATCTATTAAAAAAATATCTGGACCCCACATTTAAGAAAAAGTTTATTGACCCTGTAACGGGGGAGGCGCTTTTTGTGGAAGGTGCTAGTTTTGTGGGGGATGTTAAACTTGTTGCGTTTGCCCTTATGCCTAACCATTATCATCTTTTGCTCCATAATATATCTAAATATGGGATGGAAAAACTTTTAAGAAGGGTGGGGACGAGCTACTCGCTTTATTTCAATAATAAATATGACAGAGTGGGAGGTGTATTTCAAGGCGTTTACAAAGGGGTTATGATTACGAATCAAGAACACTTGTTACATTTATCCTGTTATATACATTTAAATCCCACAGAATTGTCGGATATCCACGCGAAAAATTTAACAGGTTACGATTACTCTAGTTATAAGTACTTTTTAGGAGAAAGGGAAGGTAAGTGGTTGCATCCAAATATATTATTGGATATGTTCTATCCCAACGAGGAAAAAGCTGGGGCTTGCTATGCGAAGTTTGTTGAAAATCATGTAAAACGCTTTCTTGAGATACGGGAAAGAGTCAAATCTGTTGTATTAGATTAG
- a CDS encoding M23 family metallopeptidase, translated as MLKPKFHKDSSCQLSFSQLRIKSAFGNKVKKGFSMAKKFVVALLRYSIYRIVFILKIIKRVIFGLVFTAFNIKNFLVGRLIWSRGRLGKPFANMIIVFLALSVFLTGGVFQSKFVVASKVETEFISGSNDIIPEPILARTETPADRIREDYIEYFVQGGETLSSIGQEFGVTVESIRYANDLVSLDYLKVGQKLLIPPVSGVIHTVKSGDSLSSLASKYAVSTQAIADFNYLDGPPFDLSVGQKLIIPGAKIPALVVPAPVPTYGQDAYGQIPYAQIGVKGTGQFVWPARYRVITQYFSWYHPAIDIVKSPSPIYASDAGTVVRAGWWTNGYGFAVQVDHGNGYVTTYAHMSVIEVSVGEEVGRGEIIGQMGSTGRSTGPHVHFSVQFNGRFLDPLSVL; from the coding sequence ATGTTAAAACCAAAATTTCACAAAGATTCAAGTTGTCAGCTTTCCTTTTCCCAGCTTAGAATAAAATCCGCTTTTGGCAATAAGGTTAAAAAGGGTTTTTCTATGGCAAAAAAGTTTGTGGTAGCCTTATTGCGCTATTCAATTTACAGAATTGTCTTTATTTTAAAAATTATTAAGCGCGTGATTTTTGGTTTGGTTTTTACCGCATTTAACATAAAGAATTTCTTGGTTGGGAGACTTATCTGGTCGCGGGGCAGGCTAGGCAAGCCGTTTGCAAATATGATAATTGTTTTTCTTGCTTTATCGGTGTTTCTAACGGGAGGGGTTTTTCAGAGCAAATTTGTTGTCGCGTCTAAGGTGGAAACGGAGTTTATTTCTGGTTCAAATGACATAATTCCCGAGCCAATTTTGGCTAGAACGGAGACCCCCGCGGATAGAATAAGGGAGGACTATATTGAGTATTTTGTGCAAGGTGGGGAAACTTTAAGCAGTATTGGGCAGGAATTTGGGGTTACTGTAGAGTCTATCCGCTACGCAAACGATTTAGTGTCGCTTGACTACTTAAAGGTGGGGCAAAAATTGTTAATTCCGCCCGTATCGGGTGTTATACACACGGTTAAATCGGGAGACAGTTTAAGCTCTTTGGCGTCAAAGTATGCGGTGTCCACACAGGCCATTGCGGATTTTAACTATTTGGATGGGCCGCCTTTTGATTTAAGTGTGGGGCAAAAGCTCATAATTCCGGGGGCGAAAATACCCGCTTTGGTGGTACCTGCTCCTGTTCCAACTTATGGGCAGGATGCGTACGGTCAGATACCTTACGCTCAAATAGGAGTGAAGGGGACGGGGCAATTTGTATGGCCCGCGCGGTACCGGGTTATAACTCAGTATTTTAGTTGGTATCACCCCGCCATAGACATTGTTAAATCTCCAAGCCCAATTTACGCGTCGGATGCGGGAACGGTGGTTAGGGCGGGTTGGTGGACTAATGGGTATGGGTTTGCTGTTCAGGTTGACCATGGCAATGGTTATGTAACCACTTACGCGCATATGTCCGTTATTGAGGTGTCGGTGGGAGAAGAAGTGGGTAGAGGAGAGATAATAGGTCAAATGGGTTCAACGGGCAGAAGCACGGGACCTCATGTACACTTTTCGGTGCAGTTTAACGGGCGTTTCCTCGACCCCCTCTCCGTCCTGTAG